The Pollutimonas sp. M17 sequence CAAGAAGAATCCGAACATCCTGAATTTCGGCTCGGGCGGCAATGGCAGCGCCGGACACCTGGCGGGCGAACTGCTCAATGTGCGGGCCGACGTGAAGACGGTGCACGTGCCGTACGCCGGCGCGGCGCCCGCCAAGCTGGCCCTGCTGGCCGGCCAGATCAATTTCATGTTCGACAACCTGGCATCCGCCTCCAGCCTGATTACCGAAAACAAGGTCAAGGCCCTGGCGGTTACCACCACCGAGCGCTCCTCCGCCTTCCCGCAAGTGCCCACCATGCAGCAAGAGGGTATCCAGAACTTCGATCTGGGCACCTGGTTCGGCGTCTTCACGACGGGCGGCACGCCCAAGGCCGTCGTCGACAAGCTCAATGCCGCCTACGTCAAAGCCTTGCAGGATCCCGCCGTGCGCAAGAACCTGCTGACCATGGGCTCCGACGCCAAGCCGACGACGTCCGATGAGTTCGGCGAGCTGGTCAAGCACGACCTGGCCAAGTACAAGGAAATCGTCGAGGTTTCCGGCGCCAAGCTGTTCTAAGGCACCCGGGACAGCCGGCGCATTCCAGCGCCGGTGGCGACACGGCAAAACCCCCGCAGGTGCTGCGCCTGCGGGGGTTTTGTTTTGCCAATGTCAACAAAGGTCAAAAAGTCCCTCCTGATCCAAACTGTAACACCCTGGCCGATACGCGCTTGCTAGCATTAGCGGCGACAGCTTTGGCGCTGCCAACACATGGAACAAGGAGAATGACATGAAGATATCTATGCGAGCCGGTCGGGTTGCCGCCTGCATCGGGGCCGTCGCGATGGTGGCCGGATGCGCCAACATGAACGATATGGGCACGGGCGGCAAGACCGCCGTCGGAGCGGGCGCGGGCGCCGCGGTGGGTGCCGGGCTGGGCGCCCTGATTGGCGACAGCAGCAAGGCGGCGGCCATCGGCGCCGGCATCGGCGCGGTTGCGGGCGGCATCGCCGGCTACAACTGGTCGGGCGTGAAGAATGACGTCGAGAAATCAGGTGCCAGCAGCCTGGGCGTGGACGTGACCGAGATGCCGGACGGCACGCTCCGGGTCAACATACCCAGCAATGTGTCCTTCGACACCGGCAAGTATGCCTTGAAGCCGGCCTTGCTGCCGGTGTTGGACAGCGTTGCGCGCGCCTTGGTGCAGCATCCCGAGCTGCGGGCCAAATCCATCGGCTATACCGACAGCACGGGCTCGGCGGCCACCAACCAGACGCTGTCGGTCAATCGGGCCCGGGCGGTTGCGAACTATCTGACGGACAAAGGCGTGCCGGTGGGCAACCTGACGGCCGAGGGCAGGGGGCCGCAGAACCCCATAGGCGATAATGCGACGGCCGAAGGCCGGGCGATGAACCGCCGTGTTGAGCTGTACCTGTACGCAGTGAAGCAGCCATGATGCTCGACGCTTGACCTGCGGCGGGCCGGCGCGAGGCGGCAGCGCCGTCCGCCGGCCGGCGTCCTTCCCGGACAATGACAATGACAACGGCTCGGGAAGGGCGCAAGCCGTGCCTGCTCGGCATCAGGAGCGGGCGGGCTTTTCCTGGAAAGACCTGATCATGCTGGCCAGCGTGGCCTCGACGATGCTGCGGTCTTCGTGGGACAGCGCCCAATAGACGTCCGGTGAAATAGTCGTGAATGGCCACAGTCCTTGCCGCCCGGCCTGAGCGGGATCGGCAAGCTGGTATGTCGAATGTGTTGCGTCTTCAGCTTGGCCCGTTTCCATCGGACCTATGCCCTGGGCCAGCCAGGCGGGGTTGACCCGCAGCGCTTCCGCCAGCCGGAATATTCCCTTCGCCGTCTGGCGCGTCTTGTTTTCGTAATTGGCAATGGCGCCCTGCGACAGGCCGCAGGCCCGCGCAAGCGCGGATTGGCTCATTCCGCGCAGGATACGGGCTCGACGAAGGCGATCGGCAAAATGGTCGTTCACGTTTGTGATTGAACGATTTAACTCAATCACATTGGTAATAATGCCGATTACAAACGTGATTCTTTAATGTAAATTAAAGTAAAAAAATATTCATAAAATTAAATGCTTTTCAGAGTATGGGCGCAAAATGCGCCTATAGATCAGGCGTTCGATCCAAACTGGGGCGGAGGTCTCAATGATTGCCTTTTTCCTTCTCACCGCATGAGGCTCGATCCCGTCGTCATGCTGTTCGCCCCCAAGGCGGAAGGCCCCGCAGGTCGCCAGCGGGCAAACCGGGCCGCCGAGCTTCGCGCCCATGGCTTCGACGTCTTGCGCTGCAACGATATGCCGGAGCTCTACCGTGTGGCGCAGGCCCGGTTCTCTCCCGATCGCCTGGCCATGGTGGTGCTGGACGGCACACACGATGAAAACTGCGCCGCCGCAGCCAGCTTCAGGGCCTTGCATTCAGGCGCCGGCATCGTGTCCATGGTCGAGCCCGACAGCGAGACAGCGGTAATCCAGGCATTGCAGGTGGGGGCCGACAACTGCTGCCCGCAAACGGGGTCCACCCGCTTGCTGGTCGCCATGCTGCTGCGTCTGTTTCACAGGGCGGGAAACTTCCAGGCGCCGCTCGCCCCGCAACCCGACGGCGACGCGCGGCCCGAAACCTGGAGCCTGCAGGAACAGGGATGGGTGCTGGTTACGCCGCAAGGCCTGCGCATCGGCCTGACCACCGGCGAACGCGCCTTTCTTTCGACACTGCTCGCCATGCCCGACCTGCGCGCCACGCACACGCAACTCATCGACGCCATCAATGCCAGCCATGCGCTGGACGACCCCCAGGCCAACCAGGGCCGGTTGGGTGTGCTGGTCAGCCGCCTGCGCCGCAAGTTCACCGACAACGGTATCGATATACCGCTCAAGTCGGTGCACAACTGGGGCTATATGTTTACCGGTCCGGTATAGCGCGTGGCGTCAAGACCGGTGCCCGAGCCCGAACCATAGCGCCGCACCGACAAGTCATCGCTGCGTATGGCGGTGGGCCGTCCCGAAACAATGTCGGCCAGCAACTGGCCGCTGCCGCAGGCCATGGTCCAGCCCAGCGTGCCGTGGCCGGTGTTCAGGAACAGGTTGGGCAGCGCGGTGGCGCCCACAATAGGGGTGCTGTCCGGGGTCTTCGGACGCAATCCCGTCCAGAACGACAGATCCCCCTTGGCGTAGCTGTCCGGGAAGAGATCGTCAAGCACCATCTGCAACGTACGCCGGCGCCTGTCGTCCAGGGTCTTGTCGAAGCCAACGATCTCGGCCATGCCGCCCACGCGTATGCGCTGGTCGAAACGGGTGATGGCGATCTTGTAGGTTTCATCCAGCAGGGTCGATGCCGGAGCATAGTCCTCGCGGGCCACCGGCACGGTAATCGAATAGCCCTTCAGCGGATACACCGGCAGCTTCACGACGTTCTTGAGCAGCCGCGTGGACCAAGCGCCCAAGGCCATCACATAGGCGTCCGCGGCAAGAAGCCGGTCCGCGCACTGTACGCCCGCGACCCTGCCGCCGGCCAGCGCGATGCGCTGGATGTCGATGCCGTAGCGAAACTCCACGCCCAGCTTCTGCGCCTCGGCCGCCAGGCGGGTGGTGAACAACCGGCAATCGCCTGTTTCGTCGTTGGGCAAGCGTAGCCCGCCCGCCAGCTTCTCTTCGCTGCGTGCCAGGGCGGGTTCCGCCTGGTGAAGTTCCTTCCGGCCGAGCAACTGATAATCGATACCGGCCTCGCGCAGCACTTCGATGTCCTGTCCGACGCTATCGAGCTGCTGCTGGCTGCGGAACAGCTGCAGGGTACCCCGGCTGCGCCCTTCGTACTGGATGCCGATCTCCTGGCGCAAGGATTCCAGGCAGGCGCGGCTGTAGGACGACAGCCTGACCATGCGTTCCTTGTTGACGGCGTAGCGGCCGGCATTGCAGTTGCGCCACATCTGGTAGAGCCATTGCAGCTGGAACAGCGTGCCATCCGGCCGTATGGTCAGCGGAGGATGCTGGGCGAACATCCACTTGATGGCCTTGAGCGGCACACCGGGCGCCGCCCAGGGGGAGGAATAGCCATAGGAAATCTGACCCGCGTTGGCGAAGCTGGTTTCGAGCGCGGGGCCGGCATGGCGCTCGAGCACGGTCACTTCATGCCCCTGGCGTGCGAGGTAATAGGCGCTGGCGACTCCGATGGCGCCGGCTCCCAGAACAATGATTTTCATTTGATCCCAAATTTGAGCTCTAATTTCTAGGATGATAGGCGAGCTTCACCAGGGATTTTTTCTGAAGAAATCATGTTTGCATTAATTTTTCCTGAAAAGAACTTGAACCCGCCGCTTTTCAGCAATAATCGCTGTTACGGCAAAAAGGGCCCCAAAAGCGCCATGCGCCGGGAAGATTTCAAGGAAAAAAGGCGATGCGCATACAGCGAACCCCCACTTTTGCACTCGACAAGCTTGACCGGCATATTCTGGATCTATTGCAGAACGATGGCCGCATGTCGATGACGGAGTTGGCTGAGCGGGTGGGCTTGACGGTGACGCCATGCATAGACAGGGTAAAGCGCCTGGAACGGGATGGCGTCATTACCGGCTATTACGCCCGGGTCGCTCCGTCCGCGCTGGATGCGGGCCTGCTGGTGTTCGTGGAGATTTCCATGTCCAGCAAATCGGACCGGACCTTCGATGATTTTCGCCGCGAGATCCTTTGCATTCCCCAGGTTCAGGAGTGCCATCTGGTGTCCGGCGATTTCGACTATCTGGTCAAGGCGCGCATCAAGGAGATCGGGCAGTACCGCAGCCTGCTGGGCGACATCCTCTTGCGCCTGCCGGGCGTCACGCAGACCAAAAGCTGCGTCGTCATGGAGGAAGTGAAGGAAACCCTGTTCATTGCCGCTCAGAAATAGCGGCCGGCTCGGGATCCAGGGCGGCCGCCCGGACAAAGACCATGTTGTCGCGGTGCATGAGTTCAGGATCCGACATGCTGCCCAGTATGTCGGCGATGCGGCTGCTGGGCTGGCGCATGATGCGACGGGTGTCGGAGGCTGAATAATTGATCAGGCCCCGCCCGCATTCCACGCCATGCTGGTCCACGCAGGCGACGACGTCGCCGCGTTCGAACTCGCCCTCGACGGCGATCACGCCGATGGCGAGCAGGCTTTTATGCCCCTGCATCAGGGCGCGCACGGCGCCGGCGTCCAGGGTGATGCGGCCTCGCAGGCGCAGATGGTTGGCCAGCCAGCGCTGCCGCGCGGAACGCACGGGCAGGATGGCGCGCAGCTCGGTGCCTATGGATTCGCCCTGTGCCAGCCGCAGCAGGACATCCGCTTCGCGGCCCGAAGCGATCACGGTATGGCCGCCGCTGTTCGCGGCACGCTTGGCCGCCAGCACCTTGGTGAGCATGCCGCCGGTGCCGATGCTGCTGCCCGATCCGCCCGCCATGGCTTCCAGGGCGGGATCGCCGGCGCGGCCCACGGAGATGAAGCGGGCGTCGGGGTGCTTGCGCGGGTCGGCGCTGTACAGCCCGGACTGATCCGTAAGAATGACCAGGGCTTCCGCCTCGATCAGGTTGGTGACCAGCGCGCCCAGGGTGTCGTTGTCGCCCAGGCGGATTTCATCGGTGACCACGGTGTCGTTCTCATTGACAATGGGCACGACGCCCAGGCCCAGCAAGGTATACAGGGTGCTGCGCGCATTCAGGTAGCGCCGCCGGTCGGCCAGGTCTTCATGGGTAAGCAGGATCTGGGCGGTGCGTATGCCGTGGCGGGCGAAGGCCACTTCGTAGGCTTGTATCAGGCCCATCTGGCCGACGGCGGCCGCGGCCTGCAGTTCGTGCATGGCGTTGGGCCGGCGCGGCCAGCCCAGCCGGGCCATGCCTTCGGCGATGGCGCCGCTGGATACCAGCACCATCTGCTTGCCTTGCGCGTGCAGGCTGGCGATCTGCGCCGCCCACTGCGCGACGGCGCCTTCGTCTATGCCCTTGCCCTCGTTGGTGACAAGCGAGGATCCGACCTTGACGACCAGGCGCTTGGCATGGGAAACGGCGGACGGCGAAAGTTGGGTGGCGGTCATGAAGCGAAAGGCAAAAAGTGGATTCAGCTTGCGTCGGAACGCGTGTCGTCGAAACGGGGATCTTCGGCCACGTAGCTGCCGTCGGCCTTGTCCTGGGCAATATTGGCCTTCTCGCGTTCGGCATCCAGCCATTCCTGGAGGTGCCAGGCCAGTTCCTGCGTGCCCTCGCCGGTCAGCGCCGAGATGCTGAACACCGGGCCGGTCCAGCCCAGCGCTTCGCACAGCTGCTGCTTGACCTGCTCGGGATCGGGAACCATGTCCAGCTTGTTCAGGACCAGCCAGCGCGGCTTCTCGTACAGGGCGGCGTCGTACAGACGCAGTTCCTCGACGATGGCCCGGGCGTCTTTGGCGGCCTGCCCGATCAGGTCGGCGTCGGGGTCGGGCGACGACACGTCGACCAGGTGCAGCAGCACGCGGGTGCGCGACAGGTGGCGCAGGAACAGATGGCCCAGTCCCGCGCCTTCGGAGGCGCCTTCGATCAGGCCCGGAATATCGGCGATGACGAAGCTGTGCGAAGGCGAGGTGCGCACCACGCCCAGATTGGGATGCAGGGTGGTGAAGGGGTAGTCGGCGACCTTGGGACGGGCATTGGACACCTTGCTGATCAGGGTCGACTTGCCGGCGTTGGGCAAGCCCAGCAGGCCGACGTCGGCCAGCACCTTGAGTTCCAGGCGCAGCTTGCGCTGTTCGCCTTCCTTGCCAGGCGTGGATTGGCGCGGGGCGCGATTCGTGCTGGACTTGAAGTGCAGATTGCCCAGGCCGCCCGATCCGCCGGCCGCCAGGGTGACTTTTTCGTTGTGGCGATCCAGGTCGAACAGTTGTTCGCCGGTCTCGGCGTCCAGGATGGTGGTGCCCACCGGAACGCGCAGGGTGATGTCGGGGGCGGCTGCGCCGTACTGGTCGGAGCCGCGGCCGTTCTCGCCGTTCTTGGCGCGATGCAGGCGTGCATAGCGGAAGTCGATCAGGGTGTTGATGTTGCGGTCGGCGATGGCATAGATGCTGCCGCCGCGTCCGCCATCGCCGCCATCGGGCCCGCCCTTGGGAATGAATTTTTCGCGGCGAAAGCTCGCCGCGCCATTGCCGCCTTTGCCGGCAATGACTTCGATGGTTGCTTCGTCTACGAATTTCATGGTTTTGCGCTTAGAAAAGGGCGCGCGCCCTGGACGCGCTATTGTAGTTCGTATTTTACGGACGGATGCCGGCGCGAGGCCGGACGGGACGTCGCGATGCGGCGGACGATGCCGGCGTCGCCGCTATCGCCCGGGCCTGAAACAAAAAGCCCCGCCTTGACGGCAGGGCTTTTCAGGGTCTGCGAGCCGCTGATTATTCGGCGGCAATGACCGAGACGGTGCGTTTGTTCAGTGCGCCCTTGATGGCGAACTGGACCTTGCCGTCGACCAGCGAGAACAGCGTGTGGTCCTTGCCGATGCCAACGTTGACGCCGGGGTGGAACTGGGTGCCGCGCTGGCGAACGATGATGGAACCCGCCGAGATCTGCTGGCCGCCATAGGTTTTCACACCAAGTCGTTTCGATTCCGAGTCGCGACCGTTACGCGTAGAGCCGCCGCCTTTTTTCTGTGCCATGTTTAGCTCCTGCTATACAAAACCGTTGAATGCATCGTTAGGCCGAAATGGCTTCGATACGGAGTTCGGTGTAGTTTTGACGATGGCCCTGGCGCTTCTGGTAGTGCTTG is a genomic window containing:
- a CDS encoding Bug family tripartite tricarboxylate transporter substrate binding protein, coding for MLSGLKTISSVAVAACFALTAFAAPAAAEDFPSKPIQFIVPYSAGGPLDGMARLLAEKVKPDLGTIVVENKPGAGGNIGASIAAKAKPDGYTLVMGAVAINAINPWLYEKLPFDPVKSFEPVTLVASVPNILIVNNEFATANKINSVKDLVAYAKKNPNILNFGSGGNGSAGHLAGELLNVRADVKTVHVPYAGAAPAKLALLAGQINFMFDNLASASSLITENKVKALAVTTTERSSAFPQVPTMQQEGIQNFDLGTWFGVFTTGGTPKAVVDKLNAAYVKALQDPAVRKNLLTMGSDAKPTTSDEFGELVKHDLAKYKEIVEVSGAKLF
- a CDS encoding OmpA family protein, encoding MKISMRAGRVAACIGAVAMVAGCANMNDMGTGGKTAVGAGAGAAVGAGLGALIGDSSKAAAIGAGIGAVAGGIAGYNWSGVKNDVEKSGASSLGVDVTEMPDGTLRVNIPSNVSFDTGKYALKPALLPVLDSVARALVQHPELRAKSIGYTDSTGSAATNQTLSVNRARAVANYLTDKGVPVGNLTAEGRGPQNPIGDNATAEGRAMNRRVELYLYAVKQP
- a CDS encoding helix-turn-helix transcriptional regulator; amino-acid sequence: MIELNRSITNVNDHFADRLRRARILRGMSQSALARACGLSQGAIANYENKTRQTAKGIFRLAEALRVNPAWLAQGIGPMETGQAEDATHSTYQLADPAQAGRQGLWPFTTISPDVYWALSHEDRSIVEATLASMIRSFQEKPARS
- a CDS encoding D-amino acid dehydrogenase yields the protein MKIIVLGAGAIGVASAYYLARQGHEVTVLERHAGPALETSFANAGQISYGYSSPWAAPGVPLKAIKWMFAQHPPLTIRPDGTLFQLQWLYQMWRNCNAGRYAVNKERMVRLSSYSRACLESLRQEIGIQYEGRSRGTLQLFRSQQQLDSVGQDIEVLREAGIDYQLLGRKELHQAEPALARSEEKLAGGLRLPNDETGDCRLFTTRLAAEAQKLGVEFRYGIDIQRIALAGGRVAGVQCADRLLAADAYVMALGAWSTRLLKNVVKLPVYPLKGYSITVPVAREDYAPASTLLDETYKIAITRFDQRIRVGGMAEIVGFDKTLDDRRRRTLQMVLDDLFPDSYAKGDLSFWTGLRPKTPDSTPIVGATALPNLFLNTGHGTLGWTMACGSGQLLADIVSGRPTAIRSDDLSVRRYGSGSGTGLDATRYTGPVNI
- a CDS encoding Lrp/AsnC ligand binding domain-containing protein — its product is MRIQRTPTFALDKLDRHILDLLQNDGRMSMTELAERVGLTVTPCIDRVKRLERDGVITGYYARVAPSALDAGLLVFVEISMSSKSDRTFDDFRREILCIPQVQECHLVSGDFDYLVKARIKEIGQYRSLLGDILLRLPGVTQTKSCVVMEEVKETLFIAAQK
- the proB gene encoding glutamate 5-kinase translates to MTATQLSPSAVSHAKRLVVKVGSSLVTNEGKGIDEGAVAQWAAQIASLHAQGKQMVLVSSGAIAEGMARLGWPRRPNAMHELQAAAAVGQMGLIQAYEVAFARHGIRTAQILLTHEDLADRRRYLNARSTLYTLLGLGVVPIVNENDTVVTDEIRLGDNDTLGALVTNLIEAEALVILTDQSGLYSADPRKHPDARFISVGRAGDPALEAMAGGSGSSIGTGGMLTKVLAAKRAANSGGHTVIASGREADVLLRLAQGESIGTELRAILPVRSARQRWLANHLRLRGRITLDAGAVRALMQGHKSLLAIGVIAVEGEFERGDVVACVDQHGVECGRGLINYSASDTRRIMRQPSSRIADILGSMSDPELMHRDNMVFVRAAALDPEPAAISERQ
- the obgE gene encoding GTPase ObgE, coding for MKFVDEATIEVIAGKGGNGAASFRREKFIPKGGPDGGDGGRGGSIYAIADRNINTLIDFRYARLHRAKNGENGRGSDQYGAAAPDITLRVPVGTTILDAETGEQLFDLDRHNEKVTLAAGGSGGLGNLHFKSSTNRAPRQSTPGKEGEQRKLRLELKVLADVGLLGLPNAGKSTLISKVSNARPKVADYPFTTLHPNLGVVRTSPSHSFVIADIPGLIEGASEGAGLGHLFLRHLSRTRVLLHLVDVSSPDPDADLIGQAAKDARAIVEELRLYDAALYEKPRWLVLNKLDMVPDPEQVKQQLCEALGWTGPVFSISALTGEGTQELAWHLQEWLDAEREKANIAQDKADGSYVAEDPRFDDTRSDAS
- the rpmA gene encoding 50S ribosomal protein L27, giving the protein MAQKKGGGSTRNGRDSESKRLGVKTYGGQQISAGSIIVRQRGTQFHPGVNVGIGKDHTLFSLVDGKVQFAIKGALNKRTVSVIAAE